The genomic interval GACGGCGAAGTGGTAGCCGATGTCGGCCCAGCCCCGCTTGAGGTGGCCCTCGCGGATCGACTCGAGCATGTCCGCCGTCTCGTTCGCCGAGGTGCCCCGCATCGCCATCGCGGAGTGGTGGACGGTGATGCGGCTCACGCCGTTCATCGCTCTGACGTTGGTGCCCGGGGCGGCGCGGGTCCAGCTTGAACGCGGGGTGACCGCCATCGACACCGGCAGGGCCGGCGCCGCCGCGGCCGGCGGGGGCGGGGCGGGCCTCACGACGCGCACCGGGGCCGCCGGCCGCGGCGGGGCGGGGTAGCCGGTGGAGGCGCCCGGGCCGGTGCCCGCGGCGCTCTGCGGCGTCGCGTAGTAGGCGGGAACGGCGCCGACGCACCCGGGCAGCCACGCGGCGCCGAGCGCGGCGAGGCCGCCGCCGAGCCCGACGCGCAGCGCGCGGCGGCGGGAGATCGCGTCGGCGGAGGGTTCGGGGGGCGTGTGGGACATCGGGAAGTCGTTATCGGGCCGCGGCCGCGTCGGGCTCCGCAAGCCGTGCGCTCCGCGCGCCGCGGGCGCCGGGCACAGTGTCGCGACGCGGCGACGCGGAGGCAAACGGCCGGCGGGGGCGCCCGCCGCGCCGCCCGCGCCCCGCCGCGCCCGGGCGTCAGACGTCCGCGGGGGGCTCGCCCGCCGGATCCGCGGCGGCCGCTGCCGGGTCCGCGGCGGCCGCCGCCGCGGCGCGCCGCCCGCTCCCGCCGCGGGGGTGCCGCTTGAAGACCCGCTGAAAGAAGAGGTTGTTGGGCACCTGGAACGTCGCGCCCTCCCCGTCGAGCAGCGTGGTGTGGGTGAGATTCACCGCGAGCACGCGCCCGCGGATCGGATCCGGCGGGAGCTCGATCTCATCGCCCACGCGGAACGGCCGGTTGGCGAGCAGGATCAGCGAGCAGAGCACGTTGGACAGCACCGACCACACGGCGAAGAAGCCGATGGCCACGAGCGTGACGGCCCCGACGATCGCGGCCCAGAAGTTCTCGAGCACGCCCCAGCGGGCGGCGACGGCGGCGAGGACGAGGACGACCGTCACCCACCGCAGGAACGTGCGCAGCGTCACGCCGACGGACTCGTCGAGGTGCGTGCGTTGCACCATCGCGGCGATGCCGCGGGAGGCGAGGCGGTAGCCGAAGGTGGCCGCGGCCAGGATCACCAGCGTCGAGAGCACCTCCGGCACGGAGGAGACCGCTTCGCGGGCCCACCGCTCCGCCGCGTGGGAGACGGTGCCCGCGTGCTCGATCAGCTCCGAGGAGACGCCTTCGACGACGGTGGCCGCGTCGGTGGCGGCGTGCGCTTCGGGTTCGGGAGAGCGTGAAAAGGCGTTCTGCGGCATCAGCTTCCTCGGTCGGGTTCGGCGGGGGCGTCGAAGAGGGCCTCGGCCCGGCCGACGAGCCAGGCGGCGAAGGCGGCTTTGGTCATCGGCCCCGGCCGCTCGCGGTGCCCGCCGGCGTGCAGGAGCACCGCGTCGACGCCGGCGGAGCCGAGCGTCGCCACCGGGTTCGCGACGGCGGCGTCGACGCCCTTGGCGGCGAGCTTCGCCGCGGCGCGCGTCTCCAGCTGCTCGGCCTCCTCGAGGCTGAACGAGACGATCCGCTGGCCCGGCCCGCGCCGGGCGGCGCAGGCGGCGACGAGGTCGGGCACGGCCTCGAGGTCCAGCGTGAGCCGGCCCGCCCGCGGCAGCTTCCCGGCGGCGGGCGCGGCGGGGCGGTGGTCGGCGACGGCGGCGGCCATAACGAGCAGCTCGCAGGCGGGGAAGCGTGCCGCGAGGGCCGCTTCGAGGTCCAGGGAGGAGCCGAACCGGTGGACGTCGAGGCCGGTCCGCGCCGCGGGTGCCGGGCACGGCGGGCCCAGCAGCAGCGTGACGCGGTGGCCGGCGTCGGCGGCGGCGGCGGCGATGGCGGTGCCCATGCCGCCGGTGCTGCGGTTGGACAGCACCCGGACCGCGTCGATCGGCTCCCAGGTGGGGCCGGCCGTGACCAGCACGCGGCGTCTCAAGCCGGGGCCGCCGCGGCGGCGACTCCGGCCGGTGCGGGCTCGCCCGGAGCGTCGAGGGCCCGCGGGCCGAGCGTGACGATCGTCATCGCCTCGGGGCCCGGGGCGTTCGCGTCGAGGAAGTCCCGCAGCCGCCCGGGGGTCACCGCCGCGACCTCCTCCACCCGCTCCGCGAGCGTGCGCGGGCGGCCGTGCACGGCGACGTCGAAGGAC from Phycisphaera mikurensis NBRC 102666 carries:
- a CDS encoding putative phosphopantothenoylcysteine synthetase gives rise to the protein MLVTAGPTWEPIDAVRVLSNRSTGGMGTAIAAAAADAGHRVTLLLGPPCPAPAARTGLDVHRFGSSLDLEAALAARFPACELLVMAAAVADHRPAAPAAGKLPRAGRLTLDLEAVPDLVAACAARRGPGQRIVSFSLEEAEQLETRAAAKLAAKGVDAAVANPVATLGSAGVDAVLLHAGGHRERPGPMTKAAFAAWLVGRAEALFDAPAEPDRGS
- a CDS encoding peptidoglycan recognition protein family protein, with protein sequence MSHTPPEPSADAISRRRALRVGLGGGLAALGAAWLPGCVGAVPAYYATPQSAAGTGPGASTGYPAPPRPAAPVRVVRPAPPPPAAAAPALPVSMAVTPRSSWTRAAPGTNVRAMNGVSRITVHHSAMAMRGTSANETADMLESIREGHLKRGWADIGYHFAVDRGGRVLACRDVRYQGAHAAENNEHNVGVCVLGNFDEQAPAAAQLNALHAALTSLAAAGRVPMSRIHTHQELNPTACPGRSLQRHMVLARSGRA
- a CDS encoding mechanosensitive ion channel family protein yields the protein MPQNAFSRSPEPEAHAATDAATVVEGVSSELIEHAGTVSHAAERWAREAVSSVPEVLSTLVILAAATFGYRLASRGIAAMVQRTHLDESVGVTLRTFLRWVTVVLVLAAVAARWGVLENFWAAIVGAVTLVAIGFFAVWSVLSNVLCSLILLANRPFRVGDEIELPPDPIRGRVLAVNLTHTTLLDGEGATFQVPNNLFFQRVFKRHPRGGSGRRAAAAAAADPAAAAADPAGEPPADV